In Alteromonas sp. RKMC-009, the genomic stretch ACGCAGAAGAGGCAGCGGAAGATTTTATCAAAGCCTATCCGGAAAATTATCGTGTGTACATGCTCCATGCGAGTGTCATGGGCGCACAGGCAGGAGAAAGTATTTTTTCAGCGTTGGGCTATGCCAAAAAAGCCCGTAAGAGTCTGGAGAAAGCTATTGAAGTGGCACCTGACGAAATCCGCACTTATCAGGCTCTTTTCCAGTATCACCTTTTTGTTCCATCCATAGCCGGTGGCGATATGGACACGGCAGAATCACTGGTGGCTGATATAGCAGCACTCGACCCTGACGAAGGACAGATTGCCGAAGCAAAATATCTGCTGGCCGGTGATAAAAAAGAGGAAGGTATTTCGCTCCTTAAAACGCTGATGGAAAAACCTGAAACCCGGGTTTATGCCAGATACGTGCTAGGTGATCAATATATGAGTGATGAAGCTTACCCGCAGGCTTTTGAAACCTTGCAGCCTTTGCTGACGCTGCGCCTGGAGGCCGCTTCTGAAGAAGATGAGTTTGCTTGGGAGGCATACAGCGAGAATCGGTTTAATCAGTTATACGGTCTTTACCGCCTGGGGCAAACAGCGGTCCAGTCCGGTGAATATACCGGAACCGGCATTCAGGCGCTGGAGACTTACTTGAGCGAATTGCCCGAAGCCGGTATCGATACAGATGGATTGCCTTCTCTGAACTGGGCGAATCTCCGGCTGGCTGAATTGTATCTGCATGATGATAATAAGGAGCAGGCAAAACTTATCCTTCAGCGTATCAGCGGCAAAGAAGATGACCGCTTCAGTAAACTGCTTAAGAAACTGCAGAAAAAAGTCTGACTGTCATTTCAGGCTGACAGCCCGCCACAGTATGCGTGCCCGGTAATTCTCTGCCGGGCCGGATAACGTGATAAAGTGCATATTCATCTGACTCGCGATAACAGCAACTTTAAATGCCGTGATATCGTGTCAGTCAGAACATTGTTGTTAACAGAAACAAAGGTTGGATATGCAAGATTACCCTATTGGTACCCCCGGAACGCCCTGGTCAGACACAGAGAAAAAACAGTGGCTGGATGCCCAGTCTGTTAAACGTAGCTATAAAGAAGAAGTGATTGACCGGTTGCCCGCGGTACCTGAGAATTATGAAATCACACAGTATGGTGCGTTACCTTACGACGAGTCCCGCTATCCGCTTTACGTCATCAAACCAAAGTTATTCGTTAAATCCCTGCCAACCGTACTTATTACTGGTGGTGTTCATGGTTATGAAACCAGCGGCGTACAGGGAGCACTGAAGTTTGCCACAGACCATCTGGCTGAGTGGCAGGACAAATGTAACTTCGTAATTGCACCTTGTGTCAGTCCCTGGGGTTACGAAACGATTAACCGCTGGGATCCCCTTGCCGTTGATCCTAACCGCAGTTTCCGCGCGGATTCTCCGGCACCTGAAGCCGCAATGCTGAAAGCCATGGTTGATGCCATTGAAGAGCCGGTCCATATGCACATCGATTTACACGAAACCACTGATACTGATAACTCCGAGTTCCGGCCGGCCCTGGGTGCGCGGGATGGTATCACTCAGGACGTCTGGGAGATCCCGGATGGTTTTTATCTGGTTGCTGACAGCGGGAAGGTTGAGCTGGATTTTCAGAAAGCGGTCATCGAAAAAGTGCGGGGCGTTACACACATCGCACCTGCAGATGAAAATAACAAAATCATCGGGGCAGAGGTGCTTTACGATGGTGTGATCAGCTATGACAAGAAATCCCTGTTTCTGTGCGGAGGCCTGACTGATGCGCCATACGTTACGACAACCGAGGTTTATCCCGACAGTCCATCAGCCTCTGATGAAATATGCAATGATGCTCAGGTTGCAGCCATCATAGGCGGTCTGGAATATATTCTGGCCGGTTAAGAACAAAATATTCTTTGTTTACACTTCCGGACGTTTGAAAGTATAGACGTCTAAATGTATAGTGTGCTTCCTGACTCAGCGAGGCACACTATGTATACTTTCAAAGCATTGATTTACGACGGCAACCGCCAGCGCATCGTTTCTCACGATTGCGATACCAAAGCTGAGTTCGAACAGTACCTGACCCGTGAGTTCGGATGCTACGTGTGTTTGTGGATTGCTCAGGACGTTAAAAACATCGCCAGTTAACCGGCGAACCTTGCAGTATCATCACTTCATATTGTATTACCCCTTACTCAACGGCTTTCATTTCATCTGTGGCAGGATGATTCGCTGCCTTTTCTCTGCTAAACTTCGCGCCCGTTTCTAAACCATACCGGCATAGTGTAAACACATGAGAATCCTACTTGCTCCCATGGAAGGGGTCGTTGACCATCTGATGAGAGACATGCTTACCCGCGTGGGGGGCTTTGATTTATGTGTGACCGAATTCGTGCGGGTGGTCGATCAAAAATTACCGC encodes the following:
- a CDS encoding M14 family metallopeptidase translates to MQDYPIGTPGTPWSDTEKKQWLDAQSVKRSYKEEVIDRLPAVPENYEITQYGALPYDESRYPLYVIKPKLFVKSLPTVLITGGVHGYETSGVQGALKFATDHLAEWQDKCNFVIAPCVSPWGYETINRWDPLAVDPNRSFRADSPAPEAAMLKAMVDAIEEPVHMHIDLHETTDTDNSEFRPALGARDGITQDVWEIPDGFYLVADSGKVELDFQKAVIEKVRGVTHIAPADENNKIIGAEVLYDGVISYDKKSLFLCGGLTDAPYVTTTEVYPDSPSASDEICNDAQVAAIIGGLEYILAG
- a CDS encoding tetratricopeptide repeat protein codes for the protein MQGTLFIKRLSTVALCVSALTFPVIASADTLISDEALDAWYRDGKYGQVIATLEDEKNKSAERFSTYISALMNTDLDDAEEAAEDFIKAYPENYRVYMLHASVMGAQAGESIFSALGYAKKARKSLEKAIEVAPDEIRTYQALFQYHLFVPSIAGGDMDTAESLVADIAALDPDEGQIAEAKYLLAGDKKEEGISLLKTLMEKPETRVYARYVLGDQYMSDEAYPQAFETLQPLLTLRLEAASEEDEFAWEAYSENRFNQLYGLYRLGQTAVQSGEYTGTGIQALETYLSELPEAGIDTDGLPSLNWANLRLAELYLHDDNKEQAKLILQRISGKEDDRFSKLLKKLQKKV